A single genomic interval of Zingiber officinale cultivar Zhangliang chromosome 4A, Zo_v1.1, whole genome shotgun sequence harbors:
- the LOC121973473 gene encoding uncharacterized protein LOC121973473 isoform X1 — protein sequence MIYFLSPNHHFVFKLRSCQRFRHHRHHCSHVSSSTKSLIVDPNFKSMLNCSFSFGREQLSSCNDTKLAVSKMRTETMQMRDAEKKKKKKKTWRRILSFLLTFKQKSGEEEKAPVRTEPLKLSCSGGLFAHLLQKRVRLTPSGTLSSCFTPSMAEEDSEVPYKCLEHQNQVLGAKPFGPIYLVT from the exons ATGATTTATTTCTTGTCACCGAATCACCATTTTGTTTTCAAACTCAGAAGCTGCCAAAGATTTAGGCACCATCGACACCATTGTTCACATGTTTCCTCCAGTACCAAGTCATTGATTGTTGATCCCAACTTCAAGTCAATGCTCAACTG ttctttttcttttggtCGTGAGCAGTTAAGTTCTTGTAATGACACAAAGTTGGCTGTCTCGAAG ATGAGAACAGAAACCATGCAAATGAGAGacgcagagaagaagaagaagaagaagaagacatggAGAAGAATTCTCTCCTTCCTGCTCACGTTCAAACAAAAGAGTGGAGAAGAGGAAAAAGCACCAGTAAGGACCGAGCCGTTGAAGCTTTCATGCTCCGGTGGATTGTTTGCTCACCTTCTTCAGAAAAGAGTTAGGCTCACTCCTTCAGGGACTCTTTCTTCTTGTTTCACTCCCTCAATGGCAGAAGAAGACAGTGAGGTGCCTTACAAGTGCTTGGAGCATCAAAACCAAGTTTTGGGAGCCAAACCTTTTGGGCCAATTTACCTGGTAACATGA
- the LOC121973473 gene encoding uncharacterized protein LOC121973473 isoform X2, with translation MIYFLSPNHHFVFKLRSCQRFRHHRHHCSHVSSSTKSLIVDPNFKSMLNCSFSFGREQLSSCNDTKLAVSKFLDENRNHANERRREEEEEEEDMEKNSLLPAHVQTKEWRRGKSTSKDRAVEAFMLRWIVCSPSSEKS, from the exons ATGATTTATTTCTTGTCACCGAATCACCATTTTGTTTTCAAACTCAGAAGCTGCCAAAGATTTAGGCACCATCGACACCATTGTTCACATGTTTCCTCCAGTACCAAGTCATTGATTGTTGATCCCAACTTCAAGTCAATGCTCAACTG ttctttttcttttggtCGTGAGCAGTTAAGTTCTTGTAATGACACAAAGTTGGCTGTCTCGAAG TTCTTAGATGAGAACAGAAACCATGCAAATGAGAGacgcagagaagaagaagaagaagaagaagacatggAGAAGAATTCTCTCCTTCCTGCTCACGTTCAAACAAAAGAGTGGAGAAGAGGAAAAAGCACCAGTAAGGACCGAGCCGTTGAAGCTTTCATGCTCCGGTGGATTGTTTGCTCACCTTCTTCAGAAAAGAGTTAG
- the LOC121970292 gene encoding 26S proteasome regulatory subunit 7A-like, which yields MAPEPEDEINEKNPRPLDEDDIALLKTYGLGPYSTNIKKVEKEIKELAKKVNDLCGIKESDTGLAAPSQWDLVSDKQMMQEEQPLQVARCTKIISPNTEDAKYVINVKQIAKFVVGLGDKVSPTDIEEGMRVGVDRNKYQIQIPLPPKIDPSVTMMTVEEKPDVTYNDVGGCKEQIEKMREVVELPMLHPEKFIKLGIDPPKGVLCYGPPGTGKTLLARAVANRTDACFIRVIGSELVQKYVGEGARMVRELFQMARSKKACIVFFDEVDAIGGARFDDGVGGDNEVQRTMLEIVNQLDGFDARGNIKVLMATNRPDTLDPALLRPGRLDRKVEFGLPDLEGRTQIFKIHTRTMNCDRDIRFELLARLCPNSTGADIRSVCTEAGMYAIRARRKTVTEKDFLDAVNKVIKGYQKFSATPKYMVYN from the exons ATGGCTCCCGAGCCTGAGGATGAGATCAACGAGAAGAACCCTCGTCCCCTTGACGAGGATGACATCGCCCTCCTTAAGACCTAC GGTTTGGGACCTTACTCCACAAACATTAAGAAGGTggaaaaagaaattaaggaaTTGGCCAAGAAGGTTAATGATTTGTGTG GCATCAAGGAATCTGATACTGGTCTAGCTGCACCAAGTCAATGGGATTTAGTCTCCGACAAGCAAATGATGCAGGAAGAGCAACCTCTTCAA GTTGCAAGGTGTACTAAGATTATCAGTCCAAACACAGAAGATGCTAAATATGTGATTAATGTCAAGCAGATAGCTAAG TTTGTTGTTGGACTGGGAGACAAAGTCTCCCCGACTGACATTGAAGAAGGGATGCGTGTTGG GGTTGATAGGAACAAATATCAGATTCAGATTCCTTTGCCTCCGAAGATTGATCCGAGTGTAACAATGATGACTGTTGAGGAGAAGCCTGATGTCACCTACAATGATGTAGGTGGATGCAAGGAGCAAATTGAGAAGATGCGAGAA GTTGTAGAGCTTCCCATGCTTCATCCGGAGAAGTTTATCAAATTAGGGATTGATCCTCCAAAAGGTGTGCTCTGTTATGGCCCCCCTGGAACTGGAAAAACACTATTAGCAAGAGCAGTAGCCAACAGAACAGATGCTTGTTTTATTCGTGTAATTGGAAGTGAGCTTGTTCAAAAGTATGTTGGAGAAGGTGCACGGATGGTTCGTGAACTTTTTCAG ATGGCACGATCAAAGAAGGCTTGCATTGTCTTCTTTGATGAAGTCGATGCAATCGGTGGTGCTCGGTTTGATGATGGGGTTGGTGGTGACAATGAAGTTCAGCGTACCATGCTTGAAATTGTTAATCAGCTTGATGGTTTCGATGCTAGAGGAAACATTAAAGTTCTCATGGCTACCAACAG GCCTGATACTCTGGATCCTGCACTGTTGCGTCCTGGACGGTTAGATCGAAAGGTTGAATTTGGCTTACCCGATTTGGAGGGTCGGACACAAATATTCAAGATTCACACCAGGACAATGAACTGCGACAGGGATATCCGGTTCGAGCTTCTTGCTCGTCTCTGCCCCAATTCCACTG GGGCGGATATAAGAAGTGTCTGCACTGAAGCTGGGATGTATGCCATCCGAGCAAGAAGGAAAACTGTCACAGAGAAAGATTTTCTTGATGCAGTGAATAAAGTCATCAAAGGCTACCAGAAGTTTAGTGCTACGCCCAAGTACATGGTCTACAACTAA
- the LOC121972530 gene encoding late embryogenesis abundant protein, group 3-like codes for MRRKLDTVGWLLDDMHPRTSSLLFLLLLLLVAAEIPAPAVATASKVTTEDETEQGISDGEKDESWTEWAKEKITGGLGLSKHHHEGHEEERDTSKKAEEAAEKAREAARETAYEKAKKAGEAAKKTSDVIKEGVSEAGSRTAEKVAKFREAAKETSEELAGKVKEKASTAKEPAEELAGKEKEKDKEATESAAEKAKETTEAAGGKAKDKAGRAKESTEETTEAARKKAREKAEPAKEAMELAKEKLTSVKENVAGGSGPRREEEL; via the exons ATGAGAAGAAAACTCGATACGGTCGGTTGGCTGCTCGACGATATGCATCCTCGAACCTCGTCGCTGCTTTTTTTGCTGCTGTTGCTCCTTGTGGCGGCGGAAATTCCTGCGCCGGCCGTGGCGACGGCGTCAAAAGTGACAACCGAGGATGAGACGGAGCAGGGAATTAGCGATGGGGAAAAGGACGAGTCGTGGACCGAGTGGGCCAAGGAAAAGATCACCGGAGGACTTGGTCTCAGTAAACACCACCACGAAGGCCATGAGGAGGAGAGAGACACTTCGAAGAAAGCCGAAGAGGCCGCGGAGAAGGCTCGGGAGGCAGCCAGAGAGACGGCCTACG AGAAGGCAAAGAAAGCTGGGGAAGCAGCTAAGAAGACTTCAGACGTGATTAAAGAAGGCGTCTCGG AAGCTGGAAGTCGCACAGCAGAGAAGGTTGCGAAGTTCAGGGAGGCCGCCAAGGAAACTTCTGAGGAGCTTGCAGGCAAGGTGAAAGAGAAGGCGTCGACTGCGAAGGAACCTGCCGAAGAGCTCGCAGGTAAGGAAAAAGAGAAGGACAAAGAGGCCACAGAGAGTGCGGCTGAGAAGGCAAAAGAGACAACGGAGGCCGCCGGGGGTAAGGCCAAGGATAAAGCCGGGAGGGCGAAGGAATCAACCGAAGAGACCACCGAGGCTGCCAGAAAGAAAGCCCGAGAGAAGGCGGAGCCGGCGAAGGAAGCGATGGAGTTGGCTAAGGAGAAGTTGACGTCGGTGAAGGAGAACGTCGCCGGTGGATCAGGCCCACGGCGAGAGGAGGAGCTGTGA
- the LOC121972531 gene encoding uncharacterized protein LOC121972531: MRLRCRSNGEEYPPYVPPCHQCPGASSYISRSLLIIKLKQQSQKILLFVYIPFYTVIQVPEDVLRSITDAVLRRLLEMMKHEVDVGLISDYANFRRGKLMKLGAAATTNELRKVHG; the protein is encoded by the exons ATGAGGTTGAGATGCAGATCAAATGGGGAAGAGTACCCACCATATGTGCCACCATGCCATCAATGCCCTGGAGCCTCAAGCTATATCAGCAGATCTCTGCTAATCATCAAATTGAAACAACAATCCCAAAaaattcttttgtttgtttatatTCCATTCTACACTGTAATTCAAGTTCCAGAGGATGTACTCAGAAGCATAACTGATGCA GTTCTGAGGAGATTACTGGAGATGATGAAGCATGAAGTGGATGTTGGATTGATCTCAGACTATGCCAACTTCAGAAGAGGGAAATTGATGAAACTTGGAGCTGCTGCAACAACTAATGAG CTCAGGAAGGTTCATGGATGA
- the LOC121970293 gene encoding protein NEN1-like isoform X1: protein MEANGAEIVFFDVETTVPSRSGERFALLEFGAILVCPRRLVEVGCYSTLIRPADLAAISSVSIRCNGIGPDVVSTAPTFHDVADRVFDVLNGRVWAGHNIIRFDCPRIREAFEEIGLAAPEPKGIIDTLPLLTQKFGRRAGDMKMASMATYFGLGQQKHRSLDDVRMNLEVLKCCAAVLFLEVSLPDVFSLDNLVPNGITSRTATYWNASHSQQNLYSPSDEFNDQQINRHILNTSDQAGPSTPVCEDLSNMAVKMNIDLLQSDTQLAQITSDCDIISTSVPTENSHGYAGFLEVDQVLPNKIRAPTVQSSRKIVLLYRECPLQLFCMGMMIHFGVNSIFIDYAGRPKLSIVVGAPENLCKVLDICDQIAQVASQNSGSNSEWRPVLKRLGHSNTFTIRLHIPTVANGDGTIYSTEIYHKDPSGNMQKLVFSRLDASELETIFVPGTTVDAYFNTDIYDFQQNAGIKLVARRLVVVSK, encoded by the exons ATGGAAGCGAACGGGGCGGAGATCGTGTTCTTCGACGTGGAGACGACGGTGCCGAGCCGCTCTGGCGAAAGGTTCGCGCTGCTGGAATTTGGGGCCATTCTCGTCTGCCCGCGACGGCTGGTGGAGGTCGGGTGCTACTCCACCCTCATCCGGCCCGCGGACCTCGCCGCCATTTCCTCCGTTTCCATCCGCTGCAACGGCATCGGCCCCGACGTCGTCTCCACCGCCCCGACCTTCCACGACGTCGCTGACCGCGTTTTTGACGTGCTCAACG GACGAGTTTGGGCAGGGCACAATATTATTAGGTTTGATTGCCCTCGGATAAGAGAGGCGTTTGAGGAGATCGGACTGGCGGCTCCTGAGCCCAAGGGCATAATTGATACATTGCCTTTGCTTACTCAAAAATTCGGCAGACGAGCTGGGGACATGAAA ATGGCTAGTATGGCAACTTACTTTGGGCTCGGACAACAGAAACACAG GAGCCTAGATGATGTTCGAATGAACCTTGAAGTTCTCAAGTGTTGTGCTGCAGTTCTGTTCTTG GAGGTGAGTCTCCCAGATGTTTTTTCTCTTGATAATTTAGTGCCCAACGGTATTACATCAAGAACAGCGACCTACTGGAATGCTTCTCATTCTCAGCAAAATCTGTACTCACCTTCTGACGAATTCAATGATCAGCAAATAAACAGACATATTTTGAATACCAGTGATCAAGCTGGACCTAGTACTCCTGTATGTGAGGATCTTTCCAACATGGCGGTGAAAATGAACATAGACTTGTTACAGTCTGACACACAGTTGGCCCAAATAACATCTGATTGTGACATTATTTCTACCTCAGTTCCTACTGAAAATTCCCATGGTTATGCTGGATTTTTGGAGGTTGATCAAGTGTTACCAAACAAGATCAGAGCACCTACAGTCCAAAGTTCTCGAAAGATTGTTCTACTTTACAGAGAATGTCCCTTGCAGCTTTTTTGTATGGGGATGATGATTCATTTTGGTGTCAACTCAATATTCATAGACTATGCCGGCCGGCCAAAGCTAAGTATTGTGGTGGGTGCTCCAGAGAACTTATGCAAGGTTTTGGATATCTGCGACCAAATTGCTCAAGTAGCATCTCAGAATTCTGGAAGCAACTCTGAATGGCGACCTGTGCTAAAGAGGCTTGGCCACTCAAATACCTTCACTATTCGTCTGCA CATCCCTACTGTGGCTAATGGTGATGGGACCATATACTCCACTGAGATATACCACAAAGATCCATCTGGGAATATGCAGAAGCTTGTTTTCAGCAGATTAGATGCTTCTGAGCTTGAAACAATATTTGTGCCAGGAACTACAGTTGATGCTTATTTCAATACAGACATCTATGATTTCCAACAGAATGCAGGCATCAAATTGGTAGCCAGGAGATTGGTTGTGGTCtccaaatag
- the LOC121970293 gene encoding protein NEN1-like isoform X2, giving the protein MEANGAEIVFFDVETTVPSRSGERFALLEFGAILVCPRRLVEVGCYSTLIRPADLAAISSVSIRCNGIGPDVVSTAPTFHDVADRVFDVLNGRVWAGHNIIRFDCPRIREAFEEIGLAAPEPKGIIDTLPLLTQKFGRRAGDMKMASMATYFGLGQQKHRSLDDVRMNLEVLKCCAAVLFLEQNLYSPSDEFNDQQINRHILNTSDQAGPSTPVCEDLSNMAVKMNIDLLQSDTQLAQITSDCDIISTSVPTENSHGYAGFLEVDQVLPNKIRAPTVQSSRKIVLLYRECPLQLFCMGMMIHFGVNSIFIDYAGRPKLSIVVGAPENLCKVLDICDQIAQVASQNSGSNSEWRPVLKRLGHSNTFTIRLHIPTVANGDGTIYSTEIYHKDPSGNMQKLVFSRLDASELETIFVPGTTVDAYFNTDIYDFQQNAGIKLVARRLVVVSK; this is encoded by the exons ATGGAAGCGAACGGGGCGGAGATCGTGTTCTTCGACGTGGAGACGACGGTGCCGAGCCGCTCTGGCGAAAGGTTCGCGCTGCTGGAATTTGGGGCCATTCTCGTCTGCCCGCGACGGCTGGTGGAGGTCGGGTGCTACTCCACCCTCATCCGGCCCGCGGACCTCGCCGCCATTTCCTCCGTTTCCATCCGCTGCAACGGCATCGGCCCCGACGTCGTCTCCACCGCCCCGACCTTCCACGACGTCGCTGACCGCGTTTTTGACGTGCTCAACG GACGAGTTTGGGCAGGGCACAATATTATTAGGTTTGATTGCCCTCGGATAAGAGAGGCGTTTGAGGAGATCGGACTGGCGGCTCCTGAGCCCAAGGGCATAATTGATACATTGCCTTTGCTTACTCAAAAATTCGGCAGACGAGCTGGGGACATGAAA ATGGCTAGTATGGCAACTTACTTTGGGCTCGGACAACAGAAACACAG GAGCCTAGATGATGTTCGAATGAACCTTGAAGTTCTCAAGTGTTGTGCTGCAGTTCTGTTCTTGG AGCAAAATCTGTACTCACCTTCTGACGAATTCAATGATCAGCAAATAAACAGACATATTTTGAATACCAGTGATCAAGCTGGACCTAGTACTCCTGTATGTGAGGATCTTTCCAACATGGCGGTGAAAATGAACATAGACTTGTTACAGTCTGACACACAGTTGGCCCAAATAACATCTGATTGTGACATTATTTCTACCTCAGTTCCTACTGAAAATTCCCATGGTTATGCTGGATTTTTGGAGGTTGATCAAGTGTTACCAAACAAGATCAGAGCACCTACAGTCCAAAGTTCTCGAAAGATTGTTCTACTTTACAGAGAATGTCCCTTGCAGCTTTTTTGTATGGGGATGATGATTCATTTTGGTGTCAACTCAATATTCATAGACTATGCCGGCCGGCCAAAGCTAAGTATTGTGGTGGGTGCTCCAGAGAACTTATGCAAGGTTTTGGATATCTGCGACCAAATTGCTCAAGTAGCATCTCAGAATTCTGGAAGCAACTCTGAATGGCGACCTGTGCTAAAGAGGCTTGGCCACTCAAATACCTTCACTATTCGTCTGCA CATCCCTACTGTGGCTAATGGTGATGGGACCATATACTCCACTGAGATATACCACAAAGATCCATCTGGGAATATGCAGAAGCTTGTTTTCAGCAGATTAGATGCTTCTGAGCTTGAAACAATATTTGTGCCAGGAACTACAGTTGATGCTTATTTCAATACAGACATCTATGATTTCCAACAGAATGCAGGCATCAAATTGGTAGCCAGGAGATTGGTTGTGGTCtccaaatag
- the LOC121970294 gene encoding transmembrane emp24 domain-containing protein p24delta9-like produces the protein MGERATRGRRCSAGLCAFALALAVVSLLLARPACALRFELESGHTKCVSEDIKLHSMAVGKYSVVNPYESTPLPESHKITVRVTSPYGNSIHYQDQVESGNFAFTANEEGDYLACLWAPYHKPAVTMAVEFEWRTGLAAKDWTNVAKKGQIEGMELELKKLEDTVKSIHDEMFYLREREEQMQDMNRSTNSRMAWLSFLSLAVCASVAGLQLWHLKTFFERKKLL, from the exons ATGGGAGAGCGAGCGACACGGGGAAGGAGATGCTCCGCCGGCCTCTGCGCTTTCGCGCTCGCCCTCGCGGTGGTGTCTCTCCTCCTCGCGCGGCCCGCCTGCGCGCTGCGGTTCGAGCTCGAATCGGGCCACACCAAGTgcgtctccgaagacatcaagcTCCATTCCATGGCAGTTGGCAAGTACTCCGTCGTTAACCCCTACGAATCCACCCCTCTCCCCGAGTCCCACAAAATTACCGTCAGG GTCACTTCGCCTTACGGCAATAGCATCCACTATCAGGATCAGGTGGAATCGGGCAATTTTGCCTTCACCGCGAACGAGGAAGGCGACTACTTGGCGTGCTTGTGGGCGCCGTATCACAAGCCGGCTGTTACCATGGCGGTGGAGTTCGAGTGGCGGACAGGCCTGGCCGCCAAGGACTGGACCAACGTTGCCAAGAAGGGGCAGATCGAA GGCATGGAACTGGAATTGAAGAAACTGGAAGATACTGTGAAGTCCATCCACGATGAAATGTTTTATCTTCGAGAAAG GGAGGAGCAAATGCAAGACATGAACAGATCTACCAACTCAAGGATGGCTTGGCTAAGCTTCCTTTCACTTGCTGTGTGTGCTTCGGTTGCGGGCTTGCAGTTATGGCATTTGAAGACATTTTTCGAGAGAAAGAAACTGCTCTAA